The following are encoded together in the Mumia sp. Pv4-285 genome:
- a CDS encoding sodium:solute symporter family protein has protein sequence MDGTVLLAADDTFRLDTTFSDYLIIAIYFVFVLGIGVIAKRQVSTSIDFFLSGRSLPAWVTGLAFISANLGAVEIMGMSANGAQYGMPTMHYFWIGAVPAMLFLGIVMMPFYYGSKVRSVPEFMRMRFGTGAHLVNALSFAIAQLLIAGVNLYLLATIVNVILGWPLWVSLIAAAVVVLTYTTLGGLSAAIYNEVLQFFVIVAALLPLTLVALHKVGGIDGLTSKITDSPGGAEQLSSWPGTNLTGIDDPFWSVVGIVFGLGFVLSFGYWTTNFVEVQRAMASKSMSAARSAPIIGTFPKMFIPFIVVVPGMICAVLVPEMIALKAGDDSSGVQYNDAILLLMRDLLPNGMLGLAIAGLIASFMAGMAANISAFNTVFSIDLWQQYVKKDREDSYYTQIGRFATIGATVIAIFTAIIASGYSNLMDYLQTLFGFFNAPLFATFILGMFWKRMTATAGWVGLVSGTLAAVAVAFLSEDAFGSASLGVIPLSGQGASFVAASAAFVVDIAVSIVVSLVTQPKPATQLRGFVYSLTPRDQLRDPLAHLLPWYQRPTVLASISLVLVIALNIIFW, from the coding sequence ATGGACGGCACCGTACTGCTGGCGGCCGACGACACGTTTCGGCTGGACACCACTTTCTCCGACTACCTGATCATCGCGATCTACTTCGTCTTCGTGCTCGGCATCGGCGTGATCGCGAAGCGACAGGTGTCGACCAGCATCGACTTCTTCCTCTCCGGCCGGTCGCTGCCCGCCTGGGTGACAGGCCTCGCGTTCATCTCCGCGAACCTCGGCGCCGTCGAGATCATGGGGATGTCCGCCAACGGCGCGCAGTACGGCATGCCGACGATGCACTACTTCTGGATCGGTGCCGTCCCCGCGATGCTGTTCCTCGGCATCGTGATGATGCCGTTCTACTACGGGTCCAAGGTGCGCAGCGTCCCCGAGTTCATGCGGATGCGGTTCGGCACGGGCGCACACCTCGTCAACGCGCTCAGCTTCGCGATCGCCCAGCTGCTCATCGCCGGCGTCAACCTCTACCTGCTCGCGACGATCGTCAACGTGATCCTCGGCTGGCCGCTGTGGGTGTCGCTGATCGCCGCGGCCGTCGTGGTCCTCACGTACACCACCCTCGGTGGTCTCTCCGCCGCGATCTACAACGAGGTCCTCCAGTTCTTCGTGATCGTCGCCGCACTGCTGCCGCTCACGCTCGTCGCCCTCCACAAGGTGGGCGGCATCGACGGCCTGACCAGCAAGATCACGGACTCGCCGGGCGGGGCGGAGCAGCTGTCGTCGTGGCCGGGCACCAACCTCACGGGCATCGACGACCCGTTCTGGTCGGTGGTCGGCATCGTGTTCGGTCTCGGATTCGTGCTCTCGTTCGGCTACTGGACGACGAACTTCGTCGAGGTGCAGCGCGCGATGGCCTCGAAGTCGATGTCGGCCGCTCGGAGCGCTCCGATCATCGGCACGTTCCCCAAGATGTTCATCCCGTTCATCGTGGTCGTCCCGGGCATGATCTGCGCGGTCCTCGTCCCAGAGATGATCGCCCTGAAGGCTGGCGACGACAGCTCAGGCGTCCAGTACAACGACGCGATCCTGCTGCTCATGCGCGACCTGCTGCCCAACGGCATGCTCGGCCTCGCGATCGCCGGCCTCATCGCGTCGTTCATGGCTGGCATGGCCGCGAACATCTCCGCGTTCAACACGGTCTTCAGCATCGACCTGTGGCAGCAGTACGTGAAGAAGGACCGCGAGGACAGCTACTACACGCAGATCGGCCGTTTCGCGACCATCGGCGCGACGGTGATCGCCATCTTCACCGCGATCATCGCCTCCGGCTACTCCAACCTCATGGACTACCTCCAGACCCTCTTCGGGTTCTTCAACGCGCCGCTGTTCGCGACGTTCATCCTCGGTATGTTCTGGAAGCGGATGACCGCCACCGCCGGTTGGGTCGGTCTCGTCTCGGGCACGCTCGCCGCCGTCGCCGTCGCGTTCCTCAGCGAGGACGCGTTCGGGAGTGCGAGCCTGGGCGTGATCCCGCTGTCCGGTCAGGGCGCCAGCTTCGTCGCGGCGAGCGCGGCGTTCGTGGTCGACATCGCCGTCAGCATCGTGGTGAGCCTCGTGACGCAACCGAAGCCTGCGACGCAGCTGCGCGGCTTCGTCTACTCGCTCACGCCGAGGGACCAGCTGCGCGACCCGCTCGCGCACCTGCTTCCCTGGTACCAGCGTCCGACGGTGCTCGCGTCGATCTCGCTGGTGCTCGTGATCGCCCTGAACATCATCTTCTGGTGA
- the leuS gene encoding leucine--tRNA ligase has protein sequence MSIQSGEAASYDVRAIQDKWRAVWDELRPFDADGTDVGRERRYALTMFPYPSGDLHMGHGEVFALHDVLARYWRLKGYDVLNPIGWDSFGLPAENAAIKRNENPATFTYDNIETQAESIRRYGVSFDWTRRLHTSDPEYYRWTQWLFLRMFERGLAYRKASYVNWCPNDQTVLANEQVVQGMCERCGAVVTKRELTQWYFKITDYAQRLLDDMEQLEGRWPERVLTMQRNWIGRSEGAFVDFAVEGRESPVRVFTTRPDTLFGVTFFVVAPDSRIAAELVTDEQRGAFDAYLERTKQATEIERQSTERPKTGVFLGVHATNPATGEQVPIYAADYVLADYGTGAVMAVPGQDQRDWDFAKAHDLPIIRTVEPSEGFDGDAFTGAGPAINSANEEVSLDGLEIEAAKSAIIDWLEQRGTGERTINFRLRDWLLSRQRYWGCPIPIVHCPSCGEVAVPDDQLPVELPYLTGADLAPKGTSPLAAATDWVETTCPQCGADARRDTDTMDTFVDSSWYYLRYCSPGTTDAPFSPEDVKHWMPVDMYVGGVEHAILHLLYSRFFTKALHDMGLVDFTEPFTALMNQGQVINQGKAMSKSLGNGIDLGEQIEAFGVDAVRLTLVFAGPPEDDIDWADVSPAGASKFLQRAWRVSHEVASEPGTDATAGDVALRRTTHKTVAECEHLYDSKRFNVVVARVMELVNATRKTIDSGAGAADPAVREAAEVTAILLSTVAPYVAEEMWAELGHGPSVSQQAWPTVDPSLLVDDTVTCVVQVKGKVRGKLEVSPSISDKELEALALAEPNVARHLEGAEIRKVIVRAPKLVNVVI, from the coding sequence GTGAGCATCCAGAGCGGCGAGGCAGCGTCGTACGACGTCCGCGCGATCCAGGACAAGTGGCGCGCGGTGTGGGACGAGCTCCGGCCCTTCGACGCCGACGGCACCGATGTCGGCCGTGAGCGCCGCTACGCGCTGACGATGTTCCCCTACCCGTCGGGCGACCTCCACATGGGCCACGGCGAGGTCTTCGCGCTGCACGACGTGCTGGCACGCTACTGGCGCCTGAAGGGCTACGACGTCCTCAACCCGATCGGCTGGGACTCCTTCGGGCTGCCGGCCGAGAACGCCGCGATCAAGCGCAACGAGAACCCGGCGACGTTCACCTACGACAACATCGAGACACAGGCCGAGTCGATCCGGCGCTACGGCGTGAGCTTCGACTGGACGCGTCGTCTGCACACCTCCGACCCCGAGTACTACCGCTGGACGCAGTGGCTGTTCCTGCGGATGTTCGAGCGCGGCCTCGCGTACCGGAAGGCCTCGTACGTCAACTGGTGCCCGAACGACCAGACGGTCCTCGCCAACGAGCAGGTCGTGCAGGGGATGTGCGAGCGCTGCGGCGCTGTGGTCACCAAGCGCGAGCTGACCCAGTGGTACTTCAAGATCACCGACTACGCGCAGCGCCTGCTGGACGACATGGAGCAGCTCGAGGGCCGGTGGCCCGAGCGGGTCCTCACCATGCAGCGCAACTGGATCGGCCGCTCGGAGGGCGCTTTCGTCGACTTCGCCGTCGAGGGGCGCGAGTCGCCCGTACGCGTGTTCACGACGCGTCCCGACACGCTCTTCGGTGTGACGTTCTTCGTCGTCGCCCCCGACTCGCGGATCGCGGCCGAGCTGGTCACGGACGAGCAGCGCGGCGCGTTCGACGCCTATCTCGAGCGTACGAAGCAGGCGACCGAGATCGAGCGGCAGTCGACCGAGCGCCCGAAGACCGGCGTCTTCCTCGGCGTGCACGCGACGAACCCCGCCACGGGAGAGCAGGTGCCGATCTACGCTGCGGACTACGTGCTCGCCGACTACGGCACGGGCGCCGTGATGGCCGTCCCCGGTCAGGACCAGCGCGACTGGGACTTCGCGAAGGCGCACGACCTCCCGATCATCCGCACGGTCGAGCCGTCGGAGGGATTCGACGGGGACGCGTTCACCGGTGCGGGTCCGGCGATCAACTCCGCCAACGAGGAGGTCTCGCTCGACGGTCTCGAGATCGAGGCCGCCAAGTCGGCCATCATCGACTGGCTGGAGCAGCGCGGGACGGGAGAGCGAACGATCAACTTCCGGCTGCGCGACTGGCTCCTCAGCCGTCAGCGCTACTGGGGCTGTCCCATCCCGATCGTGCACTGCCCCTCCTGCGGCGAGGTCGCGGTGCCCGACGACCAGCTGCCGGTCGAGCTGCCCTACCTGACCGGCGCCGACCTGGCGCCCAAGGGCACGTCACCTCTGGCGGCGGCCACCGACTGGGTCGAGACGACCTGCCCGCAGTGCGGTGCTGACGCCCGGCGCGACACCGACACGATGGACACGTTCGTGGACTCGTCGTGGTACTACCTCCGCTACTGCTCGCCGGGCACCACGGACGCTCCGTTCTCGCCCGAGGACGTGAAGCACTGGATGCCCGTCGACATGTACGTCGGCGGTGTCGAGCACGCGATCCTGCACCTTCTCTACAGCCGGTTCTTCACCAAGGCCTTGCACGACATGGGTCTGGTGGACTTCACCGAACCGTTCACGGCGCTGATGAACCAGGGCCAGGTGATCAACCAGGGCAAGGCCATGAGCAAGTCGCTCGGCAACGGCATCGACCTGGGTGAGCAGATCGAGGCCTTCGGCGTCGACGCGGTGCGGCTGACCCTCGTCTTCGCCGGTCCGCCCGAGGACGACATCGACTGGGCCGACGTCTCGCCCGCCGGTGCCTCGAAGTTCCTCCAGCGCGCGTGGCGCGTGTCGCACGAGGTCGCGAGCGAGCCCGGCACGGACGCGACGGCCGGTGACGTCGCGCTGCGTCGGACCACCCACAAGACGGTCGCGGAGTGCGAGCACCTCTACGACTCGAAGCGCTTCAACGTCGTCGTCGCACGCGTGATGGAGCTGGTCAACGCGACGCGCAAGACGATCGACTCCGGCGCGGGCGCCGCGGACCCGGCCGTGCGCGAGGCCGCCGAGGTGACCGCGATCCTGCTGAGCACGGTCGCTCCGTACGTCGCCGAGGAGATGTGGGCCGAGCTCGGGCACGGGCCCTCGGTGTCGCAGCAGGCCTGGCCGACGGTCGATCCGTCGCTGCTCGTCGACGACACGGTGACGTGCGTGGTTCAGGTCAAGGGCAAGGTCCGCGGCAAGCTCGAGGTCTCGCCGTCGATCTCCGACAAGGAGCTCGAGGCGCTGGCGCTCGCTGAGCCGAACGTCGCCCGGCACCTCGAGGGCGCGGAGATCCGCAAGGTGATCGTCCGCGCCCCGAAGCTCGTCAACGTCGTGATTTGA
- a CDS encoding MerR family transcriptional regulator, translated as MRISELAQASGVAVPTIKYYLREGLLPPGRATSATQASYDDGHLQRLQLVRSLVEVGGMPLAKVRAVLDVLEDPAPDPYTAVSEALAALPPYVSAGPPYERATAALDEIGLAYEPSSYAVAQLEAALAGLEAAGRPLDAGALGRYAEQMMVIARREVATVEAQRDPAVPAELADVVQDVVLGTVLVEPVILALRRLTHAALFRERHPPGGAG; from the coding sequence ATGCGGATCTCGGAGCTCGCACAGGCGTCCGGCGTCGCGGTCCCGACCATCAAGTACTACCTCCGCGAGGGCCTGCTCCCACCCGGTCGGGCGACCAGCGCCACCCAGGCGTCGTACGACGACGGGCACCTCCAGCGCCTGCAGCTCGTACGCTCGCTCGTCGAGGTCGGCGGGATGCCGCTCGCCAAGGTGCGCGCAGTCCTCGACGTCCTGGAGGACCCCGCACCCGACCCCTACACCGCGGTCAGCGAGGCGCTCGCGGCGCTCCCGCCGTACGTGTCCGCCGGGCCGCCGTACGAACGAGCCACCGCCGCGCTGGACGAGATAGGTCTCGCGTACGAACCGTCGTCCTACGCGGTCGCGCAGCTCGAGGCCGCACTCGCCGGGCTGGAGGCGGCAGGGCGTCCGCTGGACGCCGGTGCGCTCGGCCGGTACGCAGAGCAGATGATGGTGATCGCACGACGAGAGGTCGCCACCGTCGAGGCGCAGCGCGACCCCGCCGTGCCTGCCGAGCTCGCCGACGTCGTCCAGGACGTCGTCCTCGGGACAGTGCTGGTGGAGCCCGTCATCCTCGCGCTGCGCCGCCTGACCCATGCAGCGCTCTTCCGCGAGCGCCACCCGCCGGGCGGTGCCGGCTGA
- the araA gene encoding L-arabinose isomerase — protein MTDRALWFLTGSQTLYGEETLRQVAAQSRDIAEALDRTEDLALPVVWKPVLTSSEAIRRLLLEANADDSCVGVVAWMHTFSPAKMWISGLDALAKPLLHLHTQHHVEIPWATLDMDFMNLNQAAHGDREFGFVQTRLGVPRKTVAGHVSDPAVGSRVATWARAAAAYADLRSLRLARFGDNMRDVAVTEGDKVEAELRFGVSVNTYGVNDLVAVVDQVPEEDVTKLVVEYDDLYDVSPALREGGERRDSLRYAARLEAGLRTFLTEGGFGAFTTSFEDLGGLRQLPGLAVQRLMAEGFGFGGEGDWKTSMLVRATKTMAAGRPGGTSFMEDYTYHLEPGNMKSLGAHMLEVCPSLTSQRPTAEAHPLSMGSREDPVRLRFVADPGDGIVVGLSDQGERFRLSANDVTLVEPDEPLPRLPVACAMWEAHPSLTTAAEAWLMTGGPHHTVLTTAVGFEEFDDLAEMLRTELVHIDASTTTRALRQELRWNQAYYRLAAGF, from the coding sequence ATGACCGACCGCGCCCTGTGGTTCCTGACCGGGAGCCAGACCCTCTACGGCGAGGAGACCCTCCGCCAGGTGGCCGCGCAGTCGCGCGACATCGCCGAGGCCCTCGACCGCACGGAGGACCTCGCGCTACCGGTCGTCTGGAAGCCCGTGCTCACCTCGTCCGAGGCGATACGACGGCTGCTGCTCGAGGCGAACGCCGACGACTCGTGCGTCGGCGTCGTCGCCTGGATGCACACGTTCTCGCCGGCGAAGATGTGGATCTCCGGGCTCGACGCGCTTGCGAAGCCGCTCCTGCACCTGCACACGCAGCACCACGTCGAGATCCCGTGGGCCACCCTCGACATGGACTTCATGAACCTCAACCAGGCCGCGCACGGCGACCGGGAGTTCGGCTTCGTGCAGACCCGGCTCGGGGTGCCCCGCAAGACCGTCGCGGGGCACGTGTCCGACCCCGCGGTCGGGAGCCGCGTCGCGACGTGGGCTCGCGCGGCCGCGGCGTACGCCGACCTGCGCTCGCTGCGGCTGGCGCGCTTCGGCGACAACATGCGCGACGTGGCCGTCACCGAGGGCGACAAGGTCGAGGCCGAACTGCGCTTCGGGGTCTCGGTGAACACCTACGGTGTGAACGACCTCGTGGCCGTCGTCGACCAGGTGCCCGAGGAGGACGTGACGAAGCTCGTCGTCGAGTACGACGACCTGTACGACGTCTCCCCGGCGCTGCGCGAAGGCGGCGAGCGGCGCGACTCCCTGCGCTACGCCGCGCGGCTCGAGGCGGGCTTGCGCACGTTCCTGACCGAGGGCGGTTTCGGAGCGTTCACGACGAGCTTCGAGGATCTCGGCGGGCTGCGCCAGCTGCCGGGCCTCGCGGTGCAGCGGCTGATGGCCGAGGGGTTCGGATTCGGTGGCGAGGGCGACTGGAAGACGTCCATGCTCGTGCGCGCGACCAAGACGATGGCGGCCGGCCGGCCGGGCGGCACCTCGTTCATGGAGGACTACACGTACCACCTCGAGCCGGGCAACATGAAGTCGCTCGGCGCGCACATGCTGGAGGTCTGTCCGAGCCTCACCTCGCAACGTCCGACGGCCGAGGCGCACCCGCTGTCGATGGGTAGCCGCGAGGACCCCGTCCGCCTGCGGTTCGTGGCCGACCCCGGCGACGGCATCGTCGTCGGCCTCTCCGACCAGGGTGAGCGGTTCCGTCTGAGCGCCAACGACGTGACGCTGGTGGAGCCCGACGAGCCGCTGCCCCGCCTGCCCGTCGCGTGCGCGATGTGGGAGGCGCACCCGTCGCTGACGACGGCGGCGGAGGCGTGGCTCATGACCGGCGGCCCCCACCACACGGTGCTCACGACCGCCGTCGGGTTCGAGGAGTTCGACGACCTCGCCGAGATGCTTCGCACCGAGCTCGTCCACATCGACGCGTCGACCACCACGCGAGCGCTGCGCCAGGAGCTGCGCTGGAACCAGGCGTACTACCGGCTCGCCGCGGGATTCTGA
- a CDS encoding L-ribulose-5-phosphate 4-epimerase: MTVVDEVRRTIERLRREVCDLHAELTRYDLVVWTAGNVSARVPGEDALVIKPSGVAYDALTPASIVVTDLHGRLLDGDLSPSSDTAAHAYVYRHRPDVNGVVHTHSTYATAWAARGEPIPCTLTMIADEFGGEIPVGPFALIGDDSIGRGIVETLAQSRSRAVLMRNHGVFAVGSSAKDAVKAAVMCEDVARTVHISRQIGEPVAIAPEDVDRLYERYQNVYGQQAGERELR; this comes from the coding sequence ATGACCGTGGTGGACGAGGTCCGCCGCACCATCGAGCGGCTGCGGCGCGAGGTGTGCGACCTGCACGCCGAGCTGACCCGGTACGACCTGGTGGTGTGGACCGCCGGCAACGTGTCTGCGCGCGTTCCCGGCGAGGACGCGCTCGTGATCAAGCCGAGCGGCGTCGCGTACGACGCCCTGACACCCGCATCGATCGTCGTGACCGACCTGCACGGCCGTCTCCTCGACGGCGACCTGTCGCCGTCGAGCGACACCGCCGCGCACGCCTACGTCTACCGGCACCGCCCGGACGTGAACGGCGTCGTGCACACCCACTCGACGTACGCGACGGCGTGGGCCGCGCGTGGGGAGCCGATCCCGTGCACGTTGACGATGATCGCCGACGAGTTCGGCGGGGAGATCCCCGTGGGGCCGTTCGCGCTGATCGGTGACGACTCCATCGGGCGCGGCATCGTCGAGACGCTCGCGCAGAGCAGGTCGCGTGCGGTGCTCATGCGCAACCACGGCGTCTTCGCGGTGGGGTCCAGCGCGAAGGACGCGGTCAAGGCCGCCGTCATGTGCGAGGACGTCGCCCGCACGGTCCACATCAGCCGCCAGATCGGCGAGCCGGTGGCGATCGCGCCCGAGGACGTCGACCGGCTGTACGAGCGCTACCAGAACGTGTACGGCCAGCAGGCCGGGGAGAGAGAGCTTCGATGA
- the araB gene encoding ribulokinase produces MSRPEYAVGIDFGTLSGRALVVAVEDGREIASAESVYAHGVVTDAVPGSPGRRLPADWALQVPSDYVDVLRTAVPEAIRKAGIDPADVIAVGTDFTSCTMIPTTADGTPLCELPAFVDRPHAYVKLWKHHAAQGQADRINALAAERGEPWLARYGGLVSSEWEFAKGLQVLEEDPELFAAMERWVEASDWIVWQLCGKYVRNACATGYKAIYQDGHYPSEDFLSALHPSFGDFVNAHINQPVVQLGERAGTLTAEAASWTGLPVGIPVAVGNVDAHVSAPAAQAVDDGQMVAIMGTSTCHVMSSSVLREVPGMCGVVDGGIVPGRWGYEAGQSGVGDVFAWFVDHGTPAYVHADAAAAGLTVHEHLTALAAAQAVGEHGLVVLDWHSGNRSVLVDHGLSGVVLGQTLATRPEDVYRALIEATAFGTRTIIDAFVGSGVPVEELVVAGGLARNALLMQIYSDVTRLPLSVVGSAQGPALGAALHAAVAAGAYADIRAAAKAMGSVRKAVYVPDEERARTYDRLYAEYVTLHDYFGRGGNEVMHRLRTLRDEASRIRERAR; encoded by the coding sequence GTGAGCAGACCCGAGTACGCCGTCGGCATCGACTTCGGCACGCTGTCGGGCCGTGCGCTCGTCGTCGCCGTCGAGGACGGCCGCGAGATCGCGAGCGCGGAGTCGGTGTACGCCCACGGCGTCGTCACCGACGCCGTGCCGGGCTCACCCGGACGACGGCTGCCGGCCGACTGGGCGCTCCAGGTGCCTTCGGACTATGTCGACGTCCTGCGTACGGCGGTCCCCGAGGCGATCCGCAAGGCGGGCATCGATCCCGCGGACGTGATCGCGGTCGGGACCGACTTCACGTCCTGCACGATGATCCCGACCACCGCAGACGGGACGCCGCTTTGCGAGCTGCCCGCGTTCGTCGATCGCCCGCACGCGTACGTCAAGCTCTGGAAGCACCATGCTGCTCAGGGCCAGGCCGACCGCATCAACGCGCTGGCCGCCGAGCGGGGCGAACCCTGGCTCGCACGCTACGGCGGTCTGGTCTCCTCGGAGTGGGAGTTCGCCAAGGGGCTGCAGGTTCTCGAGGAGGATCCGGAGCTCTTCGCCGCGATGGAGCGGTGGGTGGAGGCGTCGGACTGGATCGTCTGGCAGCTCTGCGGGAAGTACGTGCGCAACGCGTGCGCCACCGGCTACAAGGCGATCTACCAGGACGGCCACTACCCGAGCGAGGACTTCCTCTCGGCACTCCATCCGTCGTTCGGCGACTTTGTTAACGCTCACATCAATCAGCCCGTCGTGCAGCTCGGTGAGCGAGCCGGGACGCTGACCGCGGAGGCCGCGTCGTGGACCGGCCTCCCCGTCGGCATCCCGGTCGCCGTCGGCAACGTCGACGCGCACGTGAGTGCACCTGCCGCCCAGGCGGTCGACGACGGGCAGATGGTCGCGATCATGGGGACCTCCACGTGCCACGTGATGAGCTCGTCGGTGCTCCGTGAGGTGCCGGGCATGTGCGGCGTCGTCGACGGCGGCATCGTGCCTGGTCGTTGGGGGTACGAGGCGGGCCAGAGCGGCGTCGGCGACGTCTTCGCCTGGTTCGTCGACCACGGCACCCCCGCGTACGTCCACGCCGACGCGGCCGCGGCCGGGCTCACCGTCCACGAGCACCTGACCGCACTGGCGGCGGCGCAGGCGGTCGGCGAGCACGGGCTCGTCGTGCTCGACTGGCACAGCGGCAACCGCTCGGTGCTCGTCGACCACGGACTCTCCGGCGTCGTGCTCGGACAGACCCTGGCGACCCGTCCCGAGGACGTCTACCGCGCGCTGATCGAGGCGACCGCGTTCGGGACCCGCACCATCATCGACGCGTTCGTGGGCAGCGGCGTGCCGGTCGAGGAGCTGGTCGTCGCCGGTGGCCTCGCCCGCAACGCCCTGCTGATGCAGATCTACTCCGACGTGACCCGGCTCCCGCTGTCCGTGGTCGGGTCGGCACAAGGCCCCGCCTTGGGCGCCGCACTCCATGCCGCCGTCGCGGCCGGCGCGTACGCGGACATACGCGCCGCCGCGAAGGCGATGGGGTCGGTGCGCAAGGCGGTCTACGTCCCCGACGAGGAGCGTGCGCGCACGTACGACCGGCTGTACGCCGAGTACGTGACGCTGCACGACTACTTCGGTCGGGGTGGCAACGAGGTGATGCACCGGTTGCGCACGCTGCGCGACGAGGCGTCCCGGATCCGGGAGCGGGCGCGATGA